The following are encoded together in the Pectobacterium punjabense genome:
- the ubiG gene encoding bifunctional 2-polyprenyl-6-hydroxyphenol methylase/3-demethylubiquinol 3-O-methyltransferase UbiG gives MNVENQTPNVDHQEIAKFEAIASRWWDLDGEFKPLHRINPLRLGYISRRAEGLFGKKVLDVGCGGGILAESMAREGADVTGLDMGAEPLDVARLHALESGITVDYVQETVEAHAHAHPGLYDVVTCMEMLEHVPDPHSVVQACAKLVKPGGHVFFSTINRNAKAWMMAVIGAEYVLKMVPRGTHDIKKFIRPAELMHWVDSTPLREKHITGLHYNPLTDHFKLGPNVDVNYMLHTRHDK, from the coding sequence ATGAATGTAGAAAATCAAACCCCGAACGTTGACCATCAGGAAATTGCCAAATTTGAGGCTATTGCCTCCCGCTGGTGGGATTTAGACGGTGAATTCAAACCCTTGCACCGCATTAATCCGCTGCGTCTGGGCTATATTTCACGGCGTGCGGAAGGCCTGTTCGGCAAGAAAGTGTTGGATGTCGGCTGCGGCGGCGGCATTTTGGCCGAGAGCATGGCGCGTGAAGGTGCGGACGTCACCGGGCTGGATATGGGCGCAGAGCCGTTAGACGTTGCGCGTTTACATGCGCTGGAAAGCGGTATCACTGTCGATTACGTGCAGGAAACGGTAGAAGCCCATGCTCATGCTCACCCAGGCCTTTACGATGTGGTCACCTGCATGGAGATGCTGGAACACGTTCCCGATCCGCACTCCGTGGTGCAGGCTTGCGCTAAGTTGGTCAAGCCAGGCGGGCACGTGTTTTTCTCCACGATCAACCGCAATGCAAAAGCGTGGATGATGGCCGTTATCGGCGCTGAGTATGTTTTAAAAATGGTGCCACGCGGCACGCACGATATTAAGAAATTCATTCGCCCAGCAGAGCTGATGCACTGGGTTGACAGTACGCCGCTGCGTGAAAAGCATATCACCGGGCTGCATTACAACCCGTTGACGGACCACTTTAAGCTCGGTCCAAACGTAGACGTGAACTACATGCTTCATACCCGCCACGATAAATAG